TTGGGCCTGCACCAAGAATAACAACTTTTTTCTTAGTGGTGGATACAAGTTCATTGCCCGCATCATAGCTGCTGTAGTAATATGGAGTTTTAGCCTCAAACTCTGCAGCACAGGTATCTACCATTTTGTAAGATTGCTTGATATTGTATCTTGAAAGCAAGTTTCTAACATATTCTTCAGTTTGACCAGATAAATCTGCAAGTCTCTTATTGGAACAACCCAATTGTTTTGCTTTTCTTAAATATGCCTCATCATTTAATTTTTCAGCAGTCACATCGTTTTCGAACTCAACGATGTTTCTGATTTTGTATAAGAAGAAATTATCGATTTTGGTGATTTCCCTTATTTTATCGATATCCATTCCATCTTTAATAGCTGAGTAAATTTGGAAATAAATCAAATCAGTAGGATTTGCTAAATCTTCTTCAGTGTATTCAACATATTCAAATCCATCAAAGCCCATATCAAGAGACCTTAATGCCTTTTGGAATGCCTCTTCAAAGGTTCTTCCAATAGCCATTACCTCTCCTGTTGCTTTCATTTGAACTCCAACTTCACGGCCGATTCCTTTGAACTTATCGAATGGCCATCTTGGGATTTTGATTACAACATAATCGATAGCAGGCTCAAAAGAAGCGGGGGTCTCTTTGGTAATGTCGTTTTTGATTTCATCTAAGGTCAAGCCCAATGCAACTTTTGATGAAATCTTAGCGATTGGATATCCTGTCGCTTTGGATGCAAGTGCACTACTTCTGGATACACGAGGATTTACTTCAATTACCTTATATTCATCGGTTTCAGGATTTAATGCAAACTGAATGTTACATCCACCGCGAATACCCAATGCCCTGATAATCTTAATTGATGCATCACGCATCTTTTGAATGGTCTCATCGCATAAGCATTGAATAGGAGCAACAACAACACTGTCACCGGTGTGGATTCCCATCGGATCAATGTTTTCCATAGTACATACAATGATACAGGTGTCTTCCTTGTCCCTCATCACTTCAAATTCGATTTCTTTCCATCCAAGAACTGATTCGTCAATGAGCACCTGATTGATGAAACTCATATCCAATCCATGTTTTGCAATCTCAATTAATTCTTCTTCATTGTGAGCTATTCCCCCACCAGTTCCGCCTAATGTGAAAGCTGGCCTTACAATAACCGGATATCCAATATCCTTAACTGCTTCAAGCGCTTCATCAACACTTTCAACAGCCTGACACTTTGGAATTTCTTCTTCGATTTCTTCCATAAGATTAGCAAACAAGTCTCTGTCTTCTACATCCTTAATTGTTTGAACATCTGAACCTAAAACCTTGATTCCTTCAAGCAAACCTAAATCCCCAAGACCGGTTGCAATGTTTAATCCTGTTTGTCCGCCCATGGTTGGTAAAATAGCATCAATTTCTTCTTCTTTTATAATCTTTGCAACAATTTCAGGAGTTAACGGTTCGGTATAAACAGTATCTGCCATGCCTAAGTCTGTTTGAATTGTAGCAGGATTACTGTTAACAAGTACTGTTTCAATACCTTCCTCTCTTAGTGATTTACATGCTTGTGAACCGGAATAATCGAACTCTGCAGCTTGTCCGATTTGAATAGGTCCAGAACCAATAATTAATACTTTTTTAATATCCTTATCAACTGGCATAAATAATCCTCATTAAATTTTTTTAATAATCATCCATCATTTGATTAAACTCATCAAAAATACTTCTTGTATCATTTGGACCAGGACCCGCTTCAGGGTGGTATTGTATACAATGCAGAGGCAATTCCTTGTGAGAAATACCTTCCGGAGTTCCATCATTTAAATTAATTTGAGTTAGTACTAAATCTGTTTCTTTTAATGATTCTTTATCGATAGTAAATCCGTGATTCTGTGAAGTGATAAATACCCTGCCAGTATTCAAGTCTTTAACAGGTTGGTTTTCTCCACGGTGCCCGAATTTCATTTTATATGACCTTGCACCAAAAGATTTAGCAATCAACTGCTGACCCATACAAATTCCAAAAATTGGCAATCTGTTGGATAATTTCTTCATGGTTTCAATAGTTTCAGATACCCTATCAGGATTTCCAGGACCTGAAGTTATCATCAAACCGCTTGGAGAGTAATCTAAAACAGTTTTATAATCAGTATC
The Methanobrevibacter sp. DNA segment above includes these coding regions:
- the carB gene encoding carbamoyl-phosphate synthase large subunit; this encodes MPVDKDIKKVLIIGSGPIQIGQAAEFDYSGSQACKSLREEGIETVLVNSNPATIQTDLGMADTVYTEPLTPEIVAKIIKEEEIDAILPTMGGQTGLNIATGLGDLGLLEGIKVLGSDVQTIKDVEDRDLFANLMEEIEEEIPKCQAVESVDEALEAVKDIGYPVIVRPAFTLGGTGGGIAHNEEELIEIAKHGLDMSFINQVLIDESVLGWKEIEFEVMRDKEDTCIIVCTMENIDPMGIHTGDSVVVAPIQCLCDETIQKMRDASIKIIRALGIRGGCNIQFALNPETDEYKVIEVNPRVSRSSALASKATGYPIAKISSKVALGLTLDEIKNDITKETPASFEPAIDYVVIKIPRWPFDKFKGIGREVGVQMKATGEVMAIGRTFEEAFQKALRSLDMGFDGFEYVEYTEEDLANPTDLIYFQIYSAIKDGMDIDKIREITKIDNFFLYKIRNIVEFENDVTAEKLNDEAYLRKAKQLGCSNKRLADLSGQTEEYVRNLLSRYNIKQSYKMVDTCAAEFEAKTPYYYSSYDAGNELVSTTKKKVVILGAGPIRIGQGIEFDYCCVHSSLALKDDGIETILINNNPETVSTDYDISDKLFFEPLTFEDVMGVIDQEKPDGVIVQFGGQTSINLAVPLANAGVKILGTPYESIDRVEDRELFAELLEKLHIHQAPYGTANSFEEAREIAERITFPVLVRPSYVIGGRAMEIVYDVNELEEYMKEAVKVSPDHPILVDKFLEDAIELDVDLLCDGEDVFIAGIMEHIEEAGVHSGDSACVIPPQTIPAHILDTIRENSTKLALELDVKGLMNIQYAVKLDEEMVYIIEANPRASRTVPFVSKAIGVPLAKVATWIMQGAKLKDFNLTKEINIGHVAVKESVFPFLKLPESDTILGPEMKSTGESIGIDENFGMAFYKSQLSAGMELPKEGKVFITVKELDKKKIRPIAEKAANLGFSIAATDGTGKATGLDDIEIIKKVSQGSPNIRDAILNKEIDLIINTSEGKQSAKDGYIIRRLAIELGIPYVTTLAGARAALNAIAAVQNSEINVKSLNEYVDGE